One Ammoniphilus sp. CFH 90114 genomic window carries:
- a CDS encoding fumarate hydratase, whose product MKHLKESIYQLIVETSTNLPPDVRRAILKAKQMEDAGTRAALSLATITGNIESAEVNQSPICQDTGMPTFEIKTPAGTNQVEMKKIIKEAIALATKNGKLRPNSVDSLTGENSGDNLGPGTPVFHFEQWEKDEIEVSLILKGGGCENKNIQYSLPCELEGLGKAGRDLDGIRKCIVHSVYQAQGQGCSAGFIGVGIGGDRTSGYALAKEQLFRKVDDVNQNETLAKLEDYVMEAANKLGIGTMGFGGQATLLGCKIGVMNRLPASFFVSVAYNCWAFRRQGVTIHPESGEISGWLYKDEEVKVTGDGQGQDQQDGKEVVVLEAPISEEQIRSLKVGDVVVINGLMHTGRDALHSYLMNNDCPVDLDGGIIYHCGPVMLKDEQGEWHVKAAGPTTSIREEPYQADIIKKFGIRAVIGKGGMGPKTLAGLEEHGAVYLNAIGGAAQYYAQCIEKVEGVDFMEFGIPEAMWHLQVKGFTAIVTMDSHGNSLHADVDKSSFEKLAELKEPVFK is encoded by the coding sequence TGGCGACCATTACAGGAAATATTGAAAGTGCAGAAGTGAATCAATCTCCGATCTGCCAAGATACAGGAATGCCGACGTTTGAGATAAAGACACCTGCTGGAACCAATCAGGTAGAAATGAAAAAGATCATTAAAGAAGCTATCGCATTAGCCACCAAAAATGGAAAGCTTCGTCCAAACTCTGTTGATTCCTTAACGGGAGAGAACTCCGGGGATAACTTAGGACCTGGTACTCCCGTATTTCACTTTGAACAGTGGGAGAAGGATGAAATTGAAGTGAGCCTGATTCTTAAGGGCGGCGGATGTGAGAATAAGAATATTCAGTATAGCTTACCTTGCGAGCTAGAAGGACTAGGAAAAGCAGGGCGTGACTTAGATGGTATTCGCAAGTGTATCGTGCACAGTGTGTATCAAGCACAAGGACAAGGCTGTTCCGCAGGCTTCATTGGAGTTGGGATTGGTGGAGACCGTACTTCAGGGTATGCGCTAGCTAAAGAGCAATTGTTTAGAAAAGTGGATGACGTGAATCAAAACGAAACCCTTGCAAAACTTGAAGATTACGTGATGGAAGCTGCTAATAAGCTGGGTATTGGAACGATGGGATTTGGCGGACAAGCTACATTGCTTGGCTGTAAGATCGGCGTTATGAACCGTCTTCCTGCAAGCTTCTTTGTTTCCGTTGCCTACAACTGTTGGGCATTCCGCCGTCAAGGCGTGACCATTCATCCAGAGTCAGGAGAGATTAGTGGTTGGTTATATAAAGATGAAGAAGTAAAGGTTACCGGTGATGGGCAAGGTCAAGATCAACAGGACGGGAAAGAAGTAGTGGTGCTTGAAGCTCCGATCTCCGAAGAGCAGATCCGCTCCCTGAAGGTAGGAGATGTAGTGGTGATTAATGGCTTAATGCACACCGGTCGTGATGCCTTGCATAGTTATTTAATGAACAATGATTGTCCGGTGGATTTAGATGGAGGAATTATCTACCACTGCGGACCTGTTATGCTAAAGGACGAGCAGGGAGAATGGCATGTAAAAGCGGCTGGTCCGACGACGAGTATTCGAGAGGAACCTTACCAAGCCGATATTATCAAGAAATTTGGAATTCGCGCTGTCATCGGGAAAGGCGGCATGGGGCCAAAGACGCTTGCTGGGCTTGAGGAGCATGGAGCTGTCTACTTAAATGCCATCGGTGGAGCTGCTCAATACTATGCCCAATGTATTGAAAAAGTAGAAGGTGTTGACTTTATGGAATTTGGAATTCCTGAAGCGATGTGGCATCTTCAAGTAAAGGGCTTTACAGCCATCGTAACGATGGACTCCCACGGAAACAGCTTACATGCGGATGTAGATAAGAGTTCATTCGAGAAATTAGCCGAGCTTAAAGAACCTGTATTTAAATAA
- a CDS encoding carbon-nitrogen family hydrolase translates to MNRLTIALLQMDVRYGEPKANRNRVDKLFSQLTRDKKIDVVVLPELWDTGYDLQRLEEIADSEGQEAKELFSQLAKTYGVHIIGGSVAQKKEQGVYNSTFVFNRQGQLIHEYSKVHLFRLMQEEKFLLPGEHIRGFELEGQPALCQICYDIRFPEGIRTAAANGAKILFVSAQWPHPRLHHWRQLLISRAIENQMFVIACNRVGDDPNNIFCGHSMVIDPWGEIVVEGMQKEETIIGEIDLTMVDEIRRMIPIFEDRRLDLYIKTGD, encoded by the coding sequence TTGAATCGATTAACCATTGCTTTACTCCAAATGGATGTCCGATATGGTGAACCTAAAGCGAATCGAAACCGGGTAGATAAACTTTTCTCACAGCTTACGCGCGACAAGAAAATCGATGTTGTCGTGTTACCCGAGCTCTGGGATACAGGGTATGATCTGCAGCGACTTGAAGAAATAGCTGACTCTGAGGGCCAGGAAGCCAAAGAGCTATTTTCCCAACTAGCGAAAACCTATGGCGTACATATTATCGGTGGATCAGTTGCTCAGAAAAAAGAGCAGGGAGTATACAATTCGACATTCGTATTCAATCGGCAAGGTCAACTTATACATGAATATAGCAAGGTCCACCTTTTTCGGCTCATGCAAGAAGAAAAATTTCTCTTGCCTGGTGAGCATATTAGAGGGTTTGAGCTCGAGGGTCAACCTGCCCTTTGTCAGATTTGTTATGATATACGCTTCCCAGAAGGGATCCGTACAGCCGCTGCGAACGGAGCCAAGATACTTTTTGTCAGTGCACAATGGCCACATCCTAGACTCCATCACTGGCGCCAATTGCTTATATCCAGAGCGATTGAGAATCAGATGTTTGTCATTGCTTGCAACCGGGTAGGGGATGATCCCAATAATATATTTTGTGGGCATTCTATGGTTATAGATCCTTGGGGAGAGATTGTGGTGGAGGGTATGCAGAAGGAAGAAACTATTATTGGGGAAATTGATCTGACGATGGTTGACGAGATCAGGAGGATGATCCCTATATTTGAGGATCGAAGACTTGACTTATATATTAAGACAGGAGATTAA
- a CDS encoding M42 family metallopeptidase — MKSLDYIVEQLVTILNIPSPSGNTEQVIRYIEQELTQLGVPHVRNHKGGVIATLEGKKDRPARMLTAHVDTLGAMVKEIHANGTLRLTSIGGFRWHSVKGEYCWIETAEGKVYTGTILSKQPSVHVYREMEKLPRTEENMIVRLDEVTRSAEETRKLGIEVGDFVSFDPRVQVTDSGFIKSRHLDDKASVAILLGVIKQIVESGVKLPYTTYFLISNNEEIGYGGNSNIPLEVKEYLAVDMGAIGEGQTTDEYCVSICAKDSSGPYHKEFRQKLVKLAQEVEAYYKVDIYPYYGSDASAALRAGHDIIHGLIGPGIDASHSHERTHKEALENTAKLIRAYLESE; from the coding sequence ATGAAGAGTTTAGATTATATTGTAGAACAGCTTGTCACCATCTTAAATATTCCTAGTCCCTCTGGGAATACCGAACAGGTAATACGTTATATTGAACAAGAGCTGACTCAGCTTGGAGTTCCTCATGTACGAAATCATAAAGGTGGAGTGATTGCGACCCTTGAAGGAAAAAAGGATCGTCCAGCACGGATGCTTACCGCTCATGTGGATACATTGGGTGCGATGGTGAAGGAGATCCATGCTAACGGGACCCTTCGTTTAACCAGTATTGGCGGATTCCGATGGCATTCCGTTAAGGGCGAATATTGCTGGATTGAAACCGCAGAAGGCAAAGTATACACAGGAACGATTCTAAGTAAGCAACCTTCCGTCCACGTGTATAGAGAGATGGAGAAATTGCCGAGAACAGAAGAAAACATGATTGTTCGTTTAGATGAAGTGACAAGGTCCGCGGAGGAAACTCGTAAGCTTGGCATTGAAGTTGGTGATTTTGTCAGTTTTGACCCTCGCGTACAAGTTACGGATAGCGGATTCATAAAGTCGCGGCACCTAGACGATAAGGCGAGTGTAGCCATTCTTTTAGGGGTAATTAAGCAAATCGTTGAGAGTGGAGTAAAGCTTCCGTATACGACTTACTTTTTGATTAGCAACAATGAAGAGATTGGGTATGGAGGCAACTCGAATATTCCTCTTGAAGTCAAAGAGTATCTAGCTGTAGATATGGGGGCTATAGGTGAAGGGCAAACAACAGACGAGTACTGTGTCTCCATCTGCGCGAAGGATAGTTCAGGGCCGTATCATAAAGAATTCAGACAAAAGCTAGTTAAGCTTGCCCAAGAAGTAGAGGCCTATTATAAGGTGGATATCTATCCTTATTATGGCTCGGATGCAAGTGCCGCACTGCGAGCGGGGCATGATATCATCCATGGACTCATAGGCCCTGGAATTGATGCTTCTCATTCTCATGAGAGAACACATAAAGAGGCATTAGAGAATACAGCAAAATTAATTCGAGCTTACCTAGAGAGTGAGTAA
- a CDS encoding alpha/beta-type small acid-soluble spore protein encodes MAKRNRLLIPEARAGLQKLKQDVMKNEGYQVNQADDVKFEVAKELGIPLQKGYNGHLEAKDAGSIGGKIGGNMVKEMIRMAQEQLRK; translated from the coding sequence TTGGCAAAACGAAACCGTTTACTCATTCCTGAGGCACGTGCTGGACTTCAAAAGTTAAAGCAAGATGTTATGAAGAATGAAGGCTACCAAGTCAATCAGGCAGATGATGTCAAATTTGAAGTGGCAAAGGAACTTGGCATCCCACTGCAAAAAGGTTATAACGGACATTTAGAAGCAAAAGACGCAGGAAGCATTGGCGGTAAAATCGGGGGCAATATGGTCAAAGAAATGATACGCATGGCACAGGAGCAATTAAGGAAATAA
- a CDS encoding DMT family transporter, giving the protein MTYWRSVSFVLVGASCYGVLSTIVKTAYSHGFTTAGVTGSQMLFGVLLLLLLTIATGNFRRIPLSKWGLLTLAGMFVGLTGILYYGSLQTIPASLAIVLLFQFTWIGVLMEAWMERKWPQWPRLISLILLFFGTLLAGNVWHMDFQEIPVQGLVFGLLAAFCYAGFIFTSGRLAVDVNPWLRSFFLSLGSLIIVFIVFPPTFIINGSLGEGLWLWGLLLAVLGIVLPNLLFTYGVPQVGSGMATILSSVELPMAVFMSHLILKEQVSLIQWLGVLTIVFGIVVAETPMKKRAWRVQED; this is encoded by the coding sequence ATGACTTATTGGAGGTCGGTTTCCTTTGTATTAGTGGGAGCATCCTGTTATGGTGTGTTATCAACGATTGTGAAGACGGCCTATAGCCATGGCTTTACTACTGCAGGAGTAACGGGAAGTCAGATGCTGTTTGGTGTCCTGCTGTTACTCCTCTTAACGATAGCAACAGGTAATTTCAGAAGAATCCCGCTGAGCAAATGGGGTTTATTAACTTTAGCAGGTATGTTTGTGGGTTTAACAGGTATCTTATATTATGGATCACTTCAAACCATTCCTGCTTCCTTGGCTATCGTGCTTTTGTTCCAGTTTACTTGGATCGGAGTCTTGATGGAGGCATGGATGGAACGGAAATGGCCTCAGTGGCCCAGGTTGATTTCCTTGATCCTTCTGTTCTTTGGAACCTTATTAGCGGGAAACGTTTGGCATATGGATTTTCAAGAGATCCCGGTGCAGGGTCTCGTGTTCGGCCTGTTAGCCGCCTTCTGTTATGCTGGTTTTATCTTTACAAGTGGAAGGCTAGCTGTAGATGTAAACCCTTGGTTAAGAAGCTTCTTTCTCAGTTTGGGTTCTCTTATTATTGTATTTATTGTGTTTCCCCCAACCTTTATAATTAACGGATCTTTAGGAGAGGGGCTATGGTTGTGGGGGTTGCTGCTAGCTGTATTAGGAATTGTCCTTCCGAATCTCCTGTTTACCTATGGAGTTCCTCAGGTTGGATCCGGAATGGCGACGATTCTAAGTTCAGTTGAGCTTCCAATGGCCGTTTTTATGTCCCATCTCATTCTTAAAGAGCAGGTAAGTCTGATCCAATGGTTAGGTGTCTTGACGATTGTTTTTGGGATTGTCGTTGCCGAAACACCGATGAAGAAGCGGGCTTGGCGTGTGCAAGAAGATTGA
- a CDS encoding M42 family metallopeptidase, whose amino-acid sequence MSWQMDLFKALTEAPGPSGFEGPVRQIMKQYLTPYSEEIVQDNLGSIFGKKIGNPEGPTIMVAGHMDEVGFMVTRIADNGFIQFQTLGGWWSQVLLAQRVEIITDNGSVTGVISSIPPHVLSDEARNKPMQIKNMFIDVGADDKADAERIGIKPGQPIVPVCPFTIMANDQKLMAKAWDNRYGCALSIELLKEIGSEVHPNILYSGATVQEEVGLRGAATAAQMIEPDLFFALDASPAGDIPGVQDGMGKLGGGLLMRILDRTMVTHPGLRDYVIDVCDAEDIKYQFFVSQGGTDAGRVHTSGKGVPSIVIGIPARYIHSHAAIIHREDYEAAKKLLISLVKKMDRATLEEIKKR is encoded by the coding sequence ATGAGTTGGCAGATGGACCTTTTTAAAGCATTAACCGAAGCCCCTGGACCGTCGGGATTCGAAGGGCCTGTGCGTCAGATCATGAAACAGTATCTAACCCCCTATTCGGAGGAGATTGTCCAGGACAACCTGGGAAGCATCTTTGGAAAGAAGATCGGAAATCCTGAAGGCCCAACCATTATGGTGGCTGGTCATATGGATGAAGTAGGGTTTATGGTCACTAGGATTGCGGACAATGGGTTTATACAATTTCAGACTTTAGGTGGTTGGTGGAGCCAAGTCTTATTGGCTCAACGCGTGGAGATCATAACAGACAACGGTTCTGTAACGGGAGTTATTAGTTCGATCCCTCCCCATGTCCTAAGTGATGAAGCAAGAAATAAGCCTATGCAGATTAAAAATATGTTTATTGATGTTGGCGCAGATGATAAAGCAGATGCTGAACGAATCGGGATTAAGCCTGGGCAACCTATTGTACCGGTATGTCCTTTTACGATTATGGCAAATGACCAGAAGCTCATGGCGAAAGCCTGGGATAACCGTTATGGTTGTGCCTTAAGCATTGAACTCTTGAAGGAAATCGGGTCAGAGGTTCATCCGAATATTCTTTATTCAGGCGCCACGGTTCAAGAGGAAGTAGGATTACGTGGTGCAGCAACGGCTGCCCAGATGATTGAGCCAGATTTATTTTTTGCCTTGGACGCAAGTCCGGCAGGAGACATTCCTGGAGTACAGGATGGCATGGGTAAACTCGGTGGTGGATTGCTGATGAGAATACTGGACAGAACGATGGTGACTCATCCTGGATTGCGGGATTACGTGATTGATGTATGTGATGCTGAAGATATTAAATATCAGTTCTTCGTTTCTCAGGGAGGAACAGATGCAGGGAGAGTTCATACGTCAGGGAAGGGTGTACCGTCTATTGTCATCGGCATTCCAGCCCGCTATATTCACAGCCATGCGGCCATTATCCACAGGGAGGACTACGAAGCGGCGAAGAAGCTTTTAATCTCTCTGGTAAAGAAGATGGATCGTGCTACATTAGAGGAAATTAAGAAGCGTTAA
- a CDS encoding peptidyl-prolyl cis-trans isomerase, protein MSDIILIKGKVQHGITLDPSVWIFDDRKKRLDEFFVLDVKEDEDTAYQRSIGQQWDKELSEGAALPNPEKEKQLFVQKKDISGDWAVPFKPFLQNAQPIEGASAVICHLESGEHVELDLQTAMDSILCFARDGKPIRQEGPVHLLFADGSNRNEPIKGIQQFEVK, encoded by the coding sequence ATGTCAGACATCATACTTATTAAAGGTAAAGTACAACATGGTATAACCCTAGATCCAAGTGTTTGGATTTTTGATGATCGAAAGAAACGGCTTGATGAATTTTTCGTGCTCGATGTGAAAGAAGACGAGGATACCGCTTATCAGAGAAGTATCGGACAGCAGTGGGACAAGGAACTAAGTGAAGGGGCAGCATTGCCTAACCCTGAAAAAGAAAAGCAGCTGTTTGTGCAGAAGAAAGATATATCAGGAGATTGGGCCGTTCCTTTTAAACCTTTTCTGCAAAATGCGCAACCCATAGAAGGAGCTAGTGCCGTAATCTGCCATTTAGAATCTGGAGAACATGTCGAATTAGACCTTCAAACAGCCATGGATAGTATATTATGCTTTGCCCGTGATGGGAAGCCGATCCGTCAAGAAGGCCCTGTCCATCTTCTGTTTGCTGACGGTAGTAATCGGAATGAACCGATAAAAGGAATTCAACAGTTTGAAGTAAAGTAA
- a CDS encoding YlaN family protein has translation MPTVTAIEIQQKAIQMLQADAEKILKLIEVQMKNFTMPQCPLYEEVLDTQMFGLSREIDFAVRLKLIQEDTGKRILQELERKLNELNELYRENKNTSE, from the coding sequence TTGCCTACAGTCACAGCTATAGAGATTCAGCAGAAGGCTATCCAGATGTTACAGGCTGATGCGGAGAAAATTTTGAAGCTCATTGAGGTGCAGATGAAGAACTTTACCATGCCTCAATGTCCTCTATATGAAGAAGTATTGGATACACAGATGTTCGGATTATCACGAGAGATCGATTTTGCCGTGAGACTGAAGCTGATTCAAGAAGATACAGGCAAACGAATTCTCCAGGAGCTAGAGAGAAAGCTAAACGAACTTAACGAGTTGTACCGGGAAAACAAGAATACGAGCGAATAA
- a CDS encoding DNA alkylation repair protein — translation MSHPYLCPNCKTNRSRFNIIQQVSKSIKMDAQTGNVMEVYQEDIPPFHLPYGGPAYRVQCAACSIIEDEEQFIKAAKNYTTMR, via the coding sequence ATGAGTCATCCTTACCTTTGCCCGAATTGTAAGACGAATCGTTCGCGCTTTAATATTATTCAGCAAGTTTCGAAGTCCATTAAAATGGACGCACAAACGGGAAATGTTATGGAAGTTTATCAAGAAGATATTCCACCTTTTCATCTTCCTTATGGTGGACCTGCGTATCGGGTGCAATGTGCCGCTTGCAGTATTATTGAAGATGAAGAACAGTTTATCAAGGCTGCAAAAAACTATACAACGATGAGATAA
- a CDS encoding Asp23/Gls24 family envelope stress response protein, which produces MAERIEKGIVKIADDVVAVIAAIAAAETDGVASMSGGIVEGFARRVSGKNVHKGVHVEVGEVEAAIDLRVILHYGVKIDEVCKQLQFQVKDAVETMTGLKVIEVNVKVEGVEFKDAKPPAVEEVYKIR; this is translated from the coding sequence TTGGCTGAGAGGATTGAGAAGGGCATTGTGAAAATTGCGGATGATGTGGTAGCAGTTATTGCCGCCATTGCGGCAGCTGAGACCGACGGAGTAGCAAGCATGTCTGGGGGAATTGTAGAAGGATTTGCTCGCAGAGTAAGCGGTAAGAATGTGCATAAGGGAGTTCATGTTGAAGTAGGCGAGGTGGAAGCAGCGATTGACCTACGCGTCATTTTACATTATGGAGTAAAGATTGATGAAGTATGTAAACAGCTTCAATTCCAGGTTAAAGATGCAGTTGAAACGATGACAGGGCTAAAGGTGATTGAAGTAAACGTGAAAGTGGAAGGTGTTGAGTTTAAGGACGCCAAACCCCCTGCAGTCGAGGAAGTATATAAAATAAGATAG
- a CDS encoding YugN family protein produces MLINVGFNGLETSLGELDHILLDAGFVRWAWDYEHATYDYKLEDRATKATFYLRVQAHVVKGDSLDHDTILKLEEPYIGKHLFPHGIDYQAVVPSSISEAAKKKLNSVKDKLK; encoded by the coding sequence GTGCTAATTAATGTGGGTTTTAATGGGTTAGAAACAAGCTTAGGTGAATTGGATCATATCCTTCTTGATGCCGGATTTGTTCGTTGGGCATGGGATTATGAACACGCTACATATGATTATAAACTTGAGGATAGAGCAACTAAAGCCACTTTCTATCTACGTGTACAAGCTCATGTAGTGAAAGGGGACTCGCTAGATCACGATACAATCTTGAAGCTAGAAGAACCGTATATTGGAAAACATCTATTCCCTCATGGAATCGATTATCAAGCCGTTGTTCCTTCTTCGATTTCTGAGGCAGCTAAGAAGAAGCTGAACTCTGTTAAGGATAAGCTGAAATAG
- a CDS encoding CBS domain-containing protein: protein MANSLREIMTTDVETVTLLDNVYEVACKMRDHNVGVIPVVDENQHCIGVITDRDIVVRGLAEKREGSAKVEQVMSTELITCSPDTSIDEAAKKMAKEQIRRVPVVENGRLVGIVAMADLATHSRYVNEAGYALSEISEPTGQHSQGVQ, encoded by the coding sequence ATGGCTAATTCACTTCGTGAGATTATGACAACAGATGTCGAAACAGTTACTTTACTAGATAATGTGTATGAAGTGGCTTGTAAAATGAGAGATCATAACGTGGGCGTTATCCCTGTTGTTGATGAAAATCAACACTGTATTGGAGTCATAACTGACCGCGATATCGTTGTTCGAGGATTGGCTGAGAAGAGAGAAGGATCTGCTAAGGTAGAGCAGGTGATGAGTACAGAACTAATCACATGTTCTCCTGATACGAGCATTGATGAGGCAGCTAAAAAGATGGCAAAAGAACAAATCCGTCGTGTGCCTGTTGTAGAGAATGGACGCCTTGTTGGAATTGTAGCTATGGCTGACCTTGCTACTCATAGCAGATATGTTAATGAAGCGGGCTATGCTCTTAGTGAGATCTCTGAGCCAACTGGACAGCATTCTCAAGGTGTACAATAA
- a CDS encoding NAD(P)/FAD-dependent oxidoreductase has translation MEKKYDVIVIGAGAAGVSAAIWCKRLDLTILLIEKQAKVGGQLHRVGNPIIDYPGIMASHGIQLAETLQEHIQALHIPVLQAEVLQIHEGRREVITEKGSFHCEYLIVATGVKDRLLRIPGEKEMLDRGEQYSTTKEKHRFEGQKVLVVGGGDRAIEGVLNVADIAEHTWLVHRGSHFRAQQRFVEAVHKHPNITIFMQSELTEIVDQHTLKAVRLRVQGREQLVHVDRVLVRIGMEPENQLLQGMVLHKSDGSITVDEFYRTSVPWIFAVGDLVTAPELRSVSWAAGQGMVASKSILLDRMREKG, from the coding sequence ATGGAAAAGAAATATGATGTAATTGTCATTGGAGCAGGTGCAGCGGGTGTATCGGCTGCCATATGGTGCAAGCGTTTGGATCTTACTATTTTATTAATTGAGAAGCAAGCCAAAGTAGGGGGACAGTTGCATCGGGTAGGGAATCCTATCATTGATTATCCAGGCATTATGGCTAGTCATGGTATACAGCTGGCTGAGACACTGCAAGAGCATATCCAAGCCCTTCATATTCCCGTTCTACAAGCGGAGGTATTACAGATTCATGAGGGTCGAAGAGAGGTTATAACTGAAAAAGGATCCTTCCATTGTGAATATCTCATTGTTGCTACAGGAGTGAAAGATAGACTTCTTCGCATCCCAGGTGAAAAAGAAATGCTGGATCGAGGGGAACAGTATTCCACAACGAAAGAGAAACATCGTTTTGAGGGGCAGAAAGTCCTTGTGGTAGGTGGAGGGGATCGAGCTATAGAAGGGGTTCTTAATGTGGCTGATATAGCAGAACATACTTGGCTTGTACATCGTGGGTCCCATTTTAGAGCACAACAAAGATTTGTAGAGGCTGTACATAAGCATCCTAACATTACGATCTTCATGCAGTCAGAGCTTACGGAAATTGTAGATCAACACACATTAAAGGCAGTTCGGTTGCGGGTGCAAGGAAGAGAACAACTGGTCCATGTGGACCGAGTGCTGGTGCGGATAGGGATGGAACCGGAAAATCAACTGCTTCAAGGAATGGTTCTTCATAAATCGGATGGATCCATAACAGTAGATGAATTCTATCGAACGTCAGTGCCTTGGATTTTTGCAGTGGGGGATCTTGTTACGGCTCCAGAGCTGCGGAGTGTTTCTTGGGCCGCTGGACAGGGGATGGTGGCAAGTAAGTCTATTTTATTGGATCGTATGAGAGAGAAGGGGTAG
- the hprK gene encoding HPr(Ser) kinase/phosphatase: MKKISIKEIVETMHLEVLAGHEGLSRDVIHDDIHRPGIEFTGFLEHFPMERIQILGRQEITYLHSLSHVERDSRIGAVVAKHPPCFIITRGQEDLTYFEKHCTKEQVPLLRTPEKTTKFLSKLNNFLEKALAKEIGIHGVCLNVFGVGILLRGESGIGKSEAALALVERGHRLVSDDLVILKQIDPVTLLGTHNQSNRDFLSLRGIGLVDIPRLYGSGSFQQETQVNLDILLSPWKEKHHYDALGVEQNVVTYLDVTIRHIEIPVRPGRDIAGLIEVAAKNWRLQQQGYNALKAFEDRLRIAKE; the protein is encoded by the coding sequence GTGAAAAAGATATCGATAAAAGAAATCGTTGAAACCATGCATCTAGAGGTTCTAGCTGGTCATGAAGGATTATCTCGAGACGTCATTCATGATGACATTCATCGCCCTGGAATTGAGTTCACTGGTTTTCTCGAACATTTCCCTATGGAGAGAATTCAAATTCTGGGAAGACAAGAGATTACCTACCTCCACTCTTTATCCCACGTAGAACGGGACAGTAGAATTGGCGCAGTCGTCGCCAAGCACCCTCCTTGTTTTATCATTACGAGAGGCCAAGAGGACTTGACCTATTTTGAGAAGCATTGCACCAAGGAGCAGGTTCCTCTCTTGCGAACACCAGAGAAGACCACCAAGTTTCTCTCCAAATTAAATAATTTTCTAGAAAAAGCTTTAGCAAAGGAAATTGGGATCCATGGAGTATGTTTAAATGTATTTGGAGTGGGGATCCTCCTCCGTGGGGAGAGTGGAATCGGTAAAAGTGAGGCAGCACTTGCTCTCGTTGAGAGAGGACATCGCCTAGTATCAGATGACTTGGTGATATTGAAACAGATTGATCCTGTCACACTTCTCGGTACTCATAACCAAAGTAACCGGGACTTCTTGTCTTTACGAGGCATCGGATTGGTAGACATTCCAAGGTTGTATGGGTCCGGTTCATTCCAACAGGAGACACAAGTTAATTTAGACATTCTATTGTCTCCTTGGAAAGAAAAACATCACTACGATGCACTAGGCGTGGAACAAAACGTTGTCACTTATTTGGATGTCACCATCCGACACATCGAGATCCCTGTTCGCCCAGGTCGTGATATTGCTGGATTAATTGAAGTTGCCGCCAAAAATTGGAGGCTCCAACAACAAGGGTATAATGCTCTTAAAGCTTTTGAAGATCGACTAAGAATAGCAAAGGAGTAG
- a CDS encoding protease complex subunit PrcB family protein — MKRFGIDINWQVIFCLLLSLAIVTGCTVQAAGPGTQERKDATVNFELLKAPYPAFVDDVAKSMKQKGGSKVIHKNGHTYVVIALGQRPSAGYSVIIDNVQHSDGKLVITYEEKKPQGMAASVITYPVTVVKMTKTDLPVKVKSKK; from the coding sequence ATGAAGCGTTTCGGCATAGACATAAATTGGCAGGTCATTTTTTGTCTACTCTTATCATTAGCCATTGTTACAGGCTGCACCGTCCAAGCTGCAGGACCTGGTACACAAGAAAGGAAGGACGCTACTGTGAACTTCGAGTTACTCAAAGCTCCGTACCCCGCGTTTGTGGATGATGTCGCAAAATCAATGAAACAGAAGGGTGGATCTAAGGTCATTCATAAAAATGGGCATACCTATGTTGTCATTGCTTTGGGACAGCGCCCATCAGCAGGTTACTCTGTTATCATTGACAACGTCCAACATAGTGATGGAAAACTCGTCATTACTTATGAGGAGAAAAAGCCACAGGGAATGGCGGCTTCCGTCATTACCTACCCTGTGACCGTTGTGAAAATGACAAAAACGGACTTACCGGTCAAAGTAAAAAGTAAAAAATAA